In one Oncorhynchus masou masou isolate Uvic2021 chromosome 23, UVic_Omas_1.1, whole genome shotgun sequence genomic region, the following are encoded:
- the LOC135510506 gene encoding ubiquitin carboxyl-terminal hydrolase 47-like isoform X1: MDSICTTDTGYHPHGLINQGATCYLNSVLQVFFMTKDFREAVESQVFHTSQEQETIDHKLKRLFQKLKEKEADTKDISWTLDIQTVYEQRDAAEFFEKILSTVKYNVSKIFEGQLSHTITCANSHISISEPGPFWVLPLSMDVTLGPGQSYSVNDGFEEFFEKSTITGDKLYCAKCNEEVEATTACKMVHHPEILTLLLKRFEFDYHRMSYVKINCTVDVPHKLQTENGAYELYAIVDHEGSLRGGHYTATIRSYEDQKWYLFNDSNVSPIALEPNLRSQSAYLLIYRTCGYRQEEDKRSGGNREEDGKSVCGKKEKRGRRSCQVETEETRRGAHGQREEEMKRMQLKRDHGL; the protein is encoded by the exons GCTACCATCCCCATGGTTTGATTAATCAAGGGGCAACCTGTTATTTGAACAGTGTGCTGCAGGTGTTCTTCATGACCAAGGACTTCAGAGAGGCTGTTGAAAG TCAAGTGTTTCATACTAGTCAAGAACAAGAGACCATTGATCACAAGCTTAAAAGGCTGTTTCAAAAATTAAAAGAAAAAGAAGCTGACACAAAGGACATTTCTTGGACATTGGACATTCAAACCG TATATGAGCAACGTGACGCTGCTGAGTTTTTTGAGAAGATTTTAAGCACGGTCAAGTATAATGTGTCTAAG ATCTTCGAAGGACAATTGTCGCACACTATCACCTGTGCAAATAGTCATATTTCCATTAGTGAACCTGGTCCATTTTGGGTTCTGCCCCTCTCCATGGACGTAACTCTAGGCCCTGGCCAAAGCTACAGTGTG AATGACGGTTTTGAGGAGTTTTTTGAGAAATCAACTATCACTGGGGACAAGCTGTACTGTGCTAAATGCAATGAAGAAGTGGAAGCAACAACT GCATGTAAGATGGTACATCACCCAGAGATTCTGACTCTGCTACTCAAGAGGTTTGAGTTTGACTACCATAGGATGTCATATGTCAAAATCAACTGCACTGTGGACGTTCCTCACAAATTACAGACAGAG AATGGGGCATATGAACTCTATGCAATTGTGGACCATGAAGGAAGTCTAAGAGGTGGACATTACACTGCTACAATCAGGTCCTATGAGGATCAGAAGTGGTATTTGTTTAATGACAGCAACGTAAGCCCG ATTGCATTGGAACCAAACTTAAG ATCACAAAGTGCTTATCTGCTTATTTATAGGACAT GTGGATACAGACAAGAAGAGGataagaggtcaggtggaaacagagaggaagatggaaaGAGTGTATgtggaaagaaagaaaagagggggagaagaagttgTCAGGTGGAAACAGAGGAGACGAGGAGGGGAGCTCATGGTCAAAGAGAAGAGGAAATGAAAAGGATGCAGCTAAAAAGAGACCATGGATTGTAA
- the LOC135510503 gene encoding uncharacterized transmembrane protein DDB_G0289901-like has translation MSGGNSKEEDQRSGGNSKEEDKKSGGNRGEDDKMSGEKSKEEDRRSGGNNREDDNRSGGNRGEEGVERSGGNREKDDKMSGGNSKEEDQRSGGNSKEEDKKSGGNRGEDDNRSGGNSSEDDDRSGGNRGGEGYKRSGGNSVEVDTRSGGNSVEDGKRSGGNSSEDDDRSGGNRGGEGYKRSGGNSVEVDTRSGGNSGENGKRSGGNSSEDDDRSGGHRRGDGDKRSGGNSEVEDKRPGGNSGEYNKRPGGNSKEEDKRPGGNSKEEDKKSGGNRGEDDKRSGGNRGEVDTRSGANSSEDDDRSGGNSSEDDDRSGGHRRGEGDKRSGGNSEEEDKRPGGNSREKDKRSGGNSDEEDKRPGGNSREKDKRSGGNSGEDGKRSGGNRGGEGYKRSGGNSKVEDKRPGGNSGEDGKRSGGNSVEVDTRSGGNRCDVRSGGHRSGEGDKRSGGNRGEDDTRSDGNSSEDDDRSSGNRRGEDDKRSGVNSEEKDKRSGGNSGEDGKRSGGNSEEEDKRPGGNSREEDKKSGGNRDEDEKRLGGNSVEVDTRSGGNSSEDDDRPGGHRKGEGDKRSGGNSEEEDKRPRGNSEEKDKRSGGNSSEDENRSGGNIEEEKRSGGNGREDDNRSGGNRGGEGVERSGGNSKEEDQRSGGNRGEMIQGQVETEEEKVIRGQVETV, from the coding sequence ATGTCAGGTGGAAACAGTAAGGAAGAGGATcagaggtcaggtggaaacagtaaAGAAGAGGATAAGAAGTCAGGTGGAAACAGAGGAGAAGATGATAAGATGTCAGGTGAAAAAAGTAAGGAAGAGGATCGGAGGTCAGGTGGAAACAATAGAGAGGATGATAACAGGTCCGGTGGAAACAGAGGAGAAGAAGGTGTTgagaggtcaggtggaaacagagAAAAAGATGATAAGATGTCAGGTGGAAACAGTAAGGAAGAGGATcagaggtcaggtggaaacagtaaAGAAGAGGATAAGAAGTCGGGTGGAAACAGAGGAGAAGATGATAACAGGTCTGGTGGAAACAGTAGTGAGGATGATGAcaggtcaggtggaaacagaggaggagaaggttataagaggtcaggtggaaacagtgtAGAAGTTGATAcaaggtcaggtggaaacagtgtAGAAGATGGtaagaggtcaggtggaaacagtagtgaggatgatgacaggtcaggtggaaacagaggaggagaaggttataagaggtcaggtggaaacagtgtAGAAGTTGATAcaaggtcaggtggaaacagtggAGAAAATGGtaagaggtcaggtggaaacagtagTGAGGATGATGACAGGTCAGGTGGACACAGAAGAGGAGATGGTGataagaggtcaggtggaaacagtgaGGTAGAGGATAAGAGGCCAGGTGGAAACAGCGGAGAATATAATAAGAGGCCAGGTGGAAACAGTAAGGAAGAGGATAAGAGGCCAGGTGGAAACAGTAAGGAAGAGGATAAGAAGTCAGGTGGAAACAGAGGAGAAGATGataagaggtcaggtggaaacagagGAGAAGTTGATACAAGGTCAGGTGCAAACAGTAGTGAGGATGATGAcaggtcaggtggaaacagtagTGAGGATGATGACAGGTCCGGTGGACACAGAAGAGGAGAAGGTGataagaggtcaggtggaaacagtgaGGAAGAGGATAAGAGGCCAGGTGGAAACAGTAGGGAAAAGGataagaggtcaggtggaaacagtgaTGAAGAGGATAAGAGGCCAGGTGGAAACAGTAGGGAAAAGGATAAGAGATCAGGTGGAAACAGTGGAGAAGATGGtaagaggtcaggtggaaacagaggaggagaaggttataagaggtcaggtggaaacagtaaGGTAGAGGATAAGAGGCCAGGTGGAAACAGTGGAGAAGATGGtaagaggtcaggtggaaacagtgtTGAAGTTGATAcaaggtcaggtggaaacaggTGTGATGTCAGGTCCGGTGGACACAGAAGTGGAGAAGGTGataagaggtcaggtggaaataGAGGAGAAGATGATACAAGGTCAGATGGAAACAGTAGTGAGGATGATGACAGGTCCAGTGGAAACAGAAGAGGAGAAGATGATAAGAGGTCAGGTGTAAACAGTGAGGAAAAGGataagaggtcaggtggaaacagtggagaagatggtaagaggtcaggtggaaacagtgaGGAAGAGGATAAGAGGCCAGGTGGAAACAGTAGGGAAGAGGATAAGAAGTCAGGTGGAAACAGAGACGAAGATGAGAAGAGGTTAGGTGGAAACAGTGTAGAAGTTGATAcaaggtcaggtggaaacagtagTGAGGATGATGACAGGCCCGGTGGACACAGAAAAGGAGAAGGTGataagaggtcaggtggaaacagtgaGGAAGAGGATAAGAGGCCACGTGGAAACAGTGAGGAAAAGGataagaggtcaggtggaaacagtagTGAGGATGAAAATAGGTCTGGTGGAAACATTGAAGAAGAAAAGAGGTCCGGTGGAAATGGTAGAGAGGATGATAACAGGTCCGgtggaaacagaggaggagaaggtgttgagaggtcaggtggaaacagtaaAGAAGAGGATcagaggtcaggtggaaacagggGAGAAATGATAcaaggtcaggtggaaacagagGAGGAAAAGGTTataagaggtcaggtggaaacagtgtAG
- the LOC135510505 gene encoding uncharacterized transmembrane protein DDB_G0289901-like yields MSGGNSKEEDQRSGGNSKEEDKKSGGNRGEDDNRSGGNSSEDDDRSGGNRGGEGYKRSGGNSVEVDTRSGGNSVEDGKRSGGNSSEDDDRSGGNRGGEGYKRSGGNSVEVDTRSGGNSGENGKRSGGNSSEDDDRSGGHRRGDGDKRSGGNSEVEDKRPGGNSGEYNKRPGGNSKEEDKRPGGNSKEEDKKSGGNRGEDDKRSGGNRGEVDTRSGANSSEDDDRSGGHRRGEGDKRSGGNSEEEDKRPGGNSREKDKRSGGNSDEEDKRPGGNSREKDKRSGGNSGEDGKRSGGNRGGEGYKRSGGNSKVEDKRPGGNSGEDGKRSGGNSVEVDTRSGGNRCDVRSGGHRSGEGDKRSGGNRGEDDTRSDGNSSEDDDRSSGNRRGEDDKRSGVNSEEKDKRSGGNSGEDGKRSGGNSEEEDKRPGGNSREEDKKSGGNRDEDEKRLGGNSVEVDTRSGGNSSEDDDRPGGHRKGEGDKRSGGNSEEEDKRPRGNSEEKDKRSGGNSSEDENRSGGNIEEEKRSGGNGREDDNRSGGNRGGEGVERSGGNSKEEDQRSGGNRGEMIQGQVETEEEKVIRGQVETV; encoded by the exons ATGTCAGGTGGAAACAGTAAGGAAGAGGATcagaggtcaggtggaaacagtaaAGAAGAGGATAAGAAGTCGGGTGGAAACAGAGGAGAAGATGATAACAGGTCTGGTGGAAACAGTAGTGAGGATGATGAcaggtcaggtggaaacagaggaggagaaggttataagaggtcaggtggaaacagtgtAGAAGTTGATAcaaggtcaggtggaaacagtgtAGAAGATGGtaagaggtcaggtggaaacagtagtgaggatgatgacaggtcaggtggaaacagaggaggagaaggttataagaggtcaggtggaaacagtgtAGAAGTTGATAcaaggtcaggtggaaacagtggAGAAAATGGtaagaggtcaggtggaaacagtagTGAGGATGATGACAGGTCAGGTGGACACAGAAGAGGAGATGGTGataagaggtcaggtggaaacagtgaGGTAGAGGATAAGAGGCCAGGTGGAAACAGCGGAGAATATAATAAGAGGCCAGGTGGAAACAGTAAGGAAGAGGATAAGAGGCCAGGTGGAAACAGTAAGGAAGAGGATAAGAAGTCAGGTGGAAACAGAGGAGAAGATGataagaggtcaggtggaaacagagGAGAAGTTGATACAAGGTCAGGTGCAAACAGTAGTGAGGATGATGAcag GTCCGGTGGACACAGAAGAGGAGAAGGTGataagaggtcaggtggaaacagtgaGGAAGAGGATAAGAGGCCAGGTGGAAACAGTAGGGAAAAGGataagaggtcaggtggaaacagtgaTGAAGAGGATAAGAGGCCAGGTGGAAACAGTAGGGAAAAGGATAAGAGATCAGGTGGAAACAGTGGAGAAGATGGtaagaggtcaggtggaaacagaggaggagaaggttataagaggtcaggtggaaacagtaaGGTAGAGGATAAGAGGCCAGGTGGAAACAGTGGAGAAGATGGtaagaggtcaggtggaaacagtgtTGAAGTTGATAcaaggtcaggtggaaacaggTGTGATGTCAGGTCCGGTGGACACAGAAGTGGAGAAGGTGataagaggtcaggtggaaataGAGGAGAAGATGATACAAGGTCAGATGGAAACAGTAGTGAGGATGATGACAGGTCCAGTGGAAACAGAAGAGGAGAAGATGATAAGAGGTCAGGTGTAAACAGTGAGGAAAAGGataagaggtcaggtggaaacagtggagaagatggtaagaggtcaggtggaaacagtgaGGAAGAGGATAAGAGGCCAGGTGGAAACAGTAGGGAAGAGGATAAGAAGTCAGGTGGAAACAGAGACGAAGATGAGAAGAGGTTAGGTGGAAACAGTGTAGAAGTTGATAcaaggtcaggtggaaacagtagTGAGGATGATGACAGGCCCGGTGGACACAGAAAAGGAGAAGGTGataagaggtcaggtggaaacagtgaGGAAGAGGATAAGAGGCCACGTGGAAACAGTGAGGAAAAGGataagaggtcaggtggaaacagtagTGAGGATGAAAATAGGTCTGGTGGAAACATTGAAGAAGAAAAGAGGTCCGGTGGAAATGGTAGAGAGGATGATAACAGGTCCGgtggaaacagaggaggagaaggtgttgagaggtcaggtggaaacagtaaAGAAGAGGATcagaggtcaggtggaaacagggGAGAAATGATAcaaggtcaggtggaaacagagGAGGAAAAGGTTataagaggtcaggtggaaacagtgtAG
- the LOC135510502 gene encoding uncharacterized transmembrane protein DDB_G0289901-like isoform X2 encodes MSGGNSKEEDQRSGGNSKEEDKKSGGNRGEDDKMSGEKSKEEDRRSGGNNREDDNRSGGNRGEEGVERSGGNREKDDKMSGGNSKEEDQRSGGNSKEEDKKSGGNRGEDDNRSGGNSSEDDDRSGGNRGGEGYKRSGGNSVEVDTRSGGNSVEDGKRSGGNSSEDDDRSGGNRGGEGYKRSGGNSVEVDTRSGGNSGENGKRSGGNSSEDDDRSGGHRRGDGDKRSGGNSEVEDKRPGGNSGEYNKRPGGNSKEEDKRPGGNSKEEDKKSGGNRGEDDKRSGGNRGEVDTRSGANSSEDDDRSGGHRRGEGDKRSGGNSEEEDKRPGGNSREKDKRSGGNSDEEDKRPGGNSREKDKRSGGNSGEDGKRSGGNRGGEGYKRSGGNSKVEDKRPGGNSGEDGKRSGGNSVEVDTRSGGNRCDVRSGGHRSGEGDKRSGGNRGEDDTRSDGNSSEDDDRSSGNRRGEDDKRSGVNSEEKDKRSGGNSGEDGKRSGGNSEEEDKRPGGNSREEDKKSGGNRDEDEKRLGGNSVEVDTRSGGNSSEDDDRPGGHRKGEGDKRSGGNSEEEDKRPRGNSEEKDKRSGGNSSEDENRSGGNIEEEKRSGGNGREDDNRSGGNRGGEGVERSGGNSKEEDQRSGGNRGEMIQGQVETEEEKVIRGQVETV; translated from the exons ATGTCAGGTGGAAACAGTAAGGAAGAGGATcagaggtcaggtggaaacagtaaAGAAGAGGATAAGAAGTCAGGTGGAAACAGAGGAGAAGATGATAAGATGTCAGGTGAAAAAAGTAAGGAAGAGGATCGGAGGTCAGGTGGAAACAATAGAGAGGATGATAACAGGTCCGGTGGAAACAGAGGAGAAGAAGGTGTTgagaggtcaggtggaaacagagAAAAAGATGATAAGATGTCAGGTGGAAACAGTAAGGAAGAGGATcagaggtcaggtggaaacagtaaAGAAGAGGATAAGAAGTCGGGTGGAAACAGAGGAGAAGATGATAACAGGTCTGGTGGAAACAGTAGTGAGGATGATGAcaggtcaggtggaaacagaggaggagaaggttataagaggtcaggtggaaacagtgtAGAAGTTGATAcaaggtcaggtggaaacagtgtAGAAGATGGtaagaggtcaggtggaaacagtagtgaggatgatgacaggtcaggtggaaacagaggaggagaaggttataagaggtcaggtggaaacagtgtAGAAGTTGATAcaaggtcaggtggaaacagtggAGAAAATGGtaagaggtcaggtggaaacagtagTGAGGATGATGACAGGTCAGGTGGACACAGAAGAGGAGATGGTGataagaggtcaggtggaaacagtgaGGTAGAGGATAAGAGGCCAGGTGGAAACAGCGGAGAATATAATAAGAGGCCAGGTGGAAACAGTAAGGAAGAGGATAAGAGGCCAGGTGGAAACAGTAAGGAAGAGGATAAGAAGTCAGGTGGAAACAGAGGAGAAGATGataagaggtcaggtggaaacagagGAGAAGTTGATACAAGGTCAGGTGCAAACAGTAGTGAGGATGATGAcag GTCCGGTGGACACAGAAGAGGAGAAGGTGataagaggtcaggtggaaacagtgaGGAAGAGGATAAGAGGCCAGGTGGAAACAGTAGGGAAAAGGataagaggtcaggtggaaacagtgaTGAAGAGGATAAGAGGCCAGGTGGAAACAGTAGGGAAAAGGATAAGAGATCAGGTGGAAACAGTGGAGAAGATGGtaagaggtcaggtggaaacagaggaggagaaggttataagaggtcaggtggaaacagtaaGGTAGAGGATAAGAGGCCAGGTGGAAACAGTGGAGAAGATGGtaagaggtcaggtggaaacagtgtTGAAGTTGATAcaaggtcaggtggaaacaggTGTGATGTCAGGTCCGGTGGACACAGAAGTGGAGAAGGTGataagaggtcaggtggaaataGAGGAGAAGATGATACAAGGTCAGATGGAAACAGTAGTGAGGATGATGACAGGTCCAGTGGAAACAGAAGAGGAGAAGATGATAAGAGGTCAGGTGTAAACAGTGAGGAAAAGGataagaggtcaggtggaaacagtggagaagatggtaagaggtcaggtggaaacagtgaGGAAGAGGATAAGAGGCCAGGTGGAAACAGTAGGGAAGAGGATAAGAAGTCAGGTGGAAACAGAGACGAAGATGAGAAGAGGTTAGGTGGAAACAGTGTAGAAGTTGATAcaaggtcaggtggaaacagtagTGAGGATGATGACAGGCCCGGTGGACACAGAAAAGGAGAAGGTGataagaggtcaggtggaaacagtgaGGAAGAGGATAAGAGGCCACGTGGAAACAGTGAGGAAAAGGataagaggtcaggtggaaacagtagTGAGGATGAAAATAGGTCTGGTGGAAACATTGAAGAAGAAAAGAGGTCCGGTGGAAATGGTAGAGAGGATGATAACAGGTCCGgtggaaacagaggaggagaaggtgttgagaggtcaggtggaaacagtaaAGAAGAGGATcagaggtcaggtggaaacagggGAGAAATGATAcaaggtcaggtggaaacagagGAGGAAAAGGTTataagaggtcaggtggaaacagtgtAG
- the LOC135510506 gene encoding ubiquitin carboxyl-terminal hydrolase 47-like isoform X2: protein MHNRHSVLQVFFMTKDFREAVESQVFHTSQEQETIDHKLKRLFQKLKEKEADTKDISWTLDIQTVYEQRDAAEFFEKILSTVKYNVSKIFEGQLSHTITCANSHISISEPGPFWVLPLSMDVTLGPGQSYSVNDGFEEFFEKSTITGDKLYCAKCNEEVEATTACKMVHHPEILTLLLKRFEFDYHRMSYVKINCTVDVPHKLQTENGAYELYAIVDHEGSLRGGHYTATIRSYEDQKWYLFNDSNVSPIALEPNLRSQSAYLLIYRTCGYRQEEDKRSGGNREEDGKSVCGKKEKRGRRSCQVETEETRRGAHGQREEEMKRMQLKRDHGL, encoded by the exons TGTGCTGCAGGTGTTCTTCATGACCAAGGACTTCAGAGAGGCTGTTGAAAG TCAAGTGTTTCATACTAGTCAAGAACAAGAGACCATTGATCACAAGCTTAAAAGGCTGTTTCAAAAATTAAAAGAAAAAGAAGCTGACACAAAGGACATTTCTTGGACATTGGACATTCAAACCG TATATGAGCAACGTGACGCTGCTGAGTTTTTTGAGAAGATTTTAAGCACGGTCAAGTATAATGTGTCTAAG ATCTTCGAAGGACAATTGTCGCACACTATCACCTGTGCAAATAGTCATATTTCCATTAGTGAACCTGGTCCATTTTGGGTTCTGCCCCTCTCCATGGACGTAACTCTAGGCCCTGGCCAAAGCTACAGTGTG AATGACGGTTTTGAGGAGTTTTTTGAGAAATCAACTATCACTGGGGACAAGCTGTACTGTGCTAAATGCAATGAAGAAGTGGAAGCAACAACT GCATGTAAGATGGTACATCACCCAGAGATTCTGACTCTGCTACTCAAGAGGTTTGAGTTTGACTACCATAGGATGTCATATGTCAAAATCAACTGCACTGTGGACGTTCCTCACAAATTACAGACAGAG AATGGGGCATATGAACTCTATGCAATTGTGGACCATGAAGGAAGTCTAAGAGGTGGACATTACACTGCTACAATCAGGTCCTATGAGGATCAGAAGTGGTATTTGTTTAATGACAGCAACGTAAGCCCG ATTGCATTGGAACCAAACTTAAG ATCACAAAGTGCTTATCTGCTTATTTATAGGACAT GTGGATACAGACAAGAAGAGGataagaggtcaggtggaaacagagaggaagatggaaaGAGTGTATgtggaaagaaagaaaagagggggagaagaagttgTCAGGTGGAAACAGAGGAGACGAGGAGGGGAGCTCATGGTCAAAGAGAAGAGGAAATGAAAAGGATGCAGCTAAAAAGAGACCATGGATTGTAA